A genomic stretch from Hypomesus transpacificus isolate Combined female unplaced genomic scaffold, fHypTra1 scaffold_227, whole genome shotgun sequence includes:
- the dab2 gene encoding disabled homolog 2 isoform X1: MSAEVENGVSVPAEAGAPPAPAGTPPPTGTPTSPATAGAKTPFKKEKKKAPEKNDEYLLARFQGDGVRYKAKLIGIDDVPEARGDKMSQDSMMKLKGMAVAARSQGKHKQRIWVNISMSGIKIIDEKTGVIEHEHVVNKISFIARDVTDNRAFGYVCGAEGQHQFFAIKTGQQAEPLVIDLKDLFQVIFNTRKKEAEATQKGEGNNAVVENGSGSLLGTDGQKNAAKPVEQLDLFGDMSTPPDLHSPTETNDILLLDLSAEFDSNQNCIKGNPFVSGPNPWAAPQTENPFSSTFGFFPTPDTDPFRDDPLSNPPTQSAPLDSLISPKPSNHSQETLSHLVNKQLVKGGLNGDSDQFGQQLNCLSNKTLILALSNGQWPLGGMRPQEDRIAVEENCNFGLVLSTQNPFLGGAVKSTDPPNDASPPPPGSRGKDSVVISPPPQSIKTGRGRRSTKSPANNLFGTDLFASPSQPETPGDPSDLFNSPPVNANTSNSIAALGNLNLGQPTAPSPWGAPGPMFSMPGGMPQVPLPGPQAHFPQPSAFGALPIPPQAWGQPGQACFGAPPVTQPQAWGQPPPAVHMGAPGWGQPPMVNPFQPGPFPMMGGQQGPPRPPPRPPVKEAPPKVENSAFTALDPLGEREKKSGKDMFKDFQLAKPPAIPARKGEPPGPTPSTNGDGAFAQYFSSKVGLPQDVADHDDFDINQLSPASNDAPKPAPRQAAPMAPSAAPVPTTNLGLLDSAFSPTPASGNNNFDDAFGPPNLFGAPPLTMAAPVGQMSGASDPFADPFGNPFA; the protein is encoded by the exons atgTCTGCAGAAGTGGAAAACGGCGTGTCCGTCCCGGCAGAAGCCGGCGCCCCCCCCGCGCCTGCCGGCACCCCGCCCCCGACCGGCACCCCCACCTCGCCCGCCACGGCGGGCGCCAAAACCCCCttcaagaaggagaagaagaaag CGCCGGAGAAAAACGACGAGTACCTGCTGGCCAGGTTTCAGGGGGACGGTGTGAGGTACAAGGCCAAGTTGATCGGCATCGACGACGTCCCGGAAGCCAGAGGGGACAAGATGAGCCAGGACTCCATGATGAAACTGAAG GGCATGGCAGTAGCTGCTCGTTCCCAGGGCAAGCACAAGCAGAGGATCTGGGTCAACATTTCCATGTCGGGCATAAAGATCATCGATGAGAAAACAGGA GTGATAGAACACGAGCACGTGGTGAATAAGATCTCCTTCATCGCCCGAGACGTCACCGACAACAGGGCGTTTGGATACGTTTGCGGTGCCGAAGGACAGCACCAGTTCTTCGCCATCAAGACCGGCCAACAG GCTGAGCCCCTGGTGATTGACCTGAAGGACCTCTTCCAGGTCATCTTCAACACCAGGAAGAAGGAGGCGGAAGCCACACAGAAG GGTGAAGGCAATAATGCAGTAGTTGAG AACGGCAGTGGTTCCTTGCTCGGTACTGACGGCCAGAAGAACGCAGCCAAA CCGGTGGAGCAGCTGGACTTGTTCGGGGACATGTCCACCCCTCCGGACCTGCACTCCCCCACA GAGACTAATGACATTCTGTTGCTGGATTTGTCTGCTGAATTTGACAGCAATCAGAACTGTATCAAGGGGAATCCCTTTGTCAGTGGTCCTAACCCTTGGGCCGCCCCCCAGACAGAAAACCCCTTCTCCTCCACGTTTGGCTTCTTTCCAACCCCAGACACTGACCCTTTCAGAGATGATCCTCtttccaacccccccacccaatCAGCACCGCTCGATTCTCTGATCTCACCCAAACcctccaatcacagccaagaAACCCTCTCTCACCTCGTTAATAAGCAGCTGGTGAAGGGCGGTCTGAACGGAGACTCTGACCAGTTCGGTCAGCAGTTGAATTGCCTGTCCAACAAGACCTTGATCCTAGCGCTCAGTAACGGCCAGTGGCCACTAGGGGGCATGAGGCCACAGGAGGACAGGATTGCTGTGGAGGAAAACTGCAATTTTGGACTGGTCCTCTCAACCCAAAACCCTTTCCTCGGGGGGGCAGTGAAAAGCACAGACCCGCCTAACGATGCGAGCCCGCCGCCCCCCGGGTCTCGCGGCAAGGATTCAGTTGTAATCAGCCCGCCTCCACAAAGCATTAAGACCGGACGAGGTCGAAGAAGCACCAAG TCTCCTGCCAACAACCTGTTTGGGACGGACCTTTTTGCCTCTCCCAGTCAGCCTGAAACACCGGGTGACCCATCGGATCTGTTTAACAGCCCCCCAGTCAACGCCAACACCAGCAACTCCATAGCAGCACTAG GCAATCTGAACCTGGGTCAACCTACAGCCCCATCACCTTGGGGGGCTCCTGGCCCTATGTTCTCAATGCCAGGAGGGATGCCTCAAGTACCACTCCCAGGTCCCCAGGCCCACTTCCCCCAGCCATCAGCCTTTGGGGCCCTGCCTATACCACCTCAAGCCTGGGGCCAGCCTGGGCAAGCCTGTTTTGGAGCTCCACCTGTCACCCAGCCCCAAGCCTGGGGCCAGCCTCCACCTGCAGTCCACATGGGTGCGCCAGGTTGGGGCCAGCCCCCTATGGTCAACCCCTTCCAGCCCGGCCCTTTCCCCATGATGGGCGGGCAGCAGGGGCCCCCGAGGccccctccccggccccctGTCAAGGAAGCTCCCCCCAAGGTGGAGAACAGTGCCTTCACAGCCCTAGAccccctgggagagagggaaaagaagagCGGGAAGGACATGTTCAAGGACTTCCAGCTGGCCAAGCCCCCCGCCATCCCCGCCCGGAAGGGGGAGCCTCCGGGGCCTACGCCGAGCACCAATGGGGACGGAGCATTCGCCCAGTACTTTTCCAGCAAGGTGGGGCTGCCTCAGGACGTCGCGGATCACGATGACTTTGACATCAACCAACTGTCACCTGCCAGCAACG ATGCTCCAAAACCTGCCCCGCGGCAGGCTGCTCCCATGGCTCCTTCTGCTGCCCCTGTACCAACCACCAACCTGGGCCTCCTGGATTCTGCCTTCTCCCCAACTCCAGCCTCAGGGAACAATAACTTTGATGATGCATTTGGGCCTCCCAACCTCTTTGGAGCACCTCCCCTGACTATG GCGGCTCCTGTGGGACAAATGTCTGGTGCTTCAGATCCCTTTGCGGACCCCTTTGGAAACCCTTTTGCCTAA
- the dab2 gene encoding disabled homolog 2 isoform X2, which yields MSAEVENGVSVPAEAGAPPAPAGTPPPTGTPTSPATAGAKTPFKKEKKKAPEKNDEYLLARFQGDGVRYKAKLIGIDDVPEARGDKMSQDSMMKLKGMAVAARSQGKHKQRIWVNISMSGIKIIDEKTGVIEHEHVVNKISFIARDVTDNRAFGYVCGAEGQHQFFAIKTGQQAEPLVIDLKDLFQVIFNTRKKEAEATQKGEGNNAVVENGSGSLLGTDGQKNAAKPVEQLDLFGDMSTPPDLHSPTSPANNLFGTDLFASPSQPETPGDPSDLFNSPPVNANTSNSIAALGNLNLGQPTAPSPWGAPGPMFSMPGGMPQVPLPGPQAHFPQPSAFGALPIPPQAWGQPGQACFGAPPVTQPQAWGQPPPAVHMGAPGWGQPPMVNPFQPGPFPMMGGQQGPPRPPPRPPVKEAPPKVENSAFTALDPLGEREKKSGKDMFKDFQLAKPPAIPARKGEPPGPTPSTNGDGAFAQYFSSKVGLPQDVADHDDFDINQLSPASNDAPKPAPRQAAPMAPSAAPVPTTNLGLLDSAFSPTPASGNNNFDDAFGPPNLFGAPPLTMAAPVGQMSGASDPFADPFGNPFA from the exons atgTCTGCAGAAGTGGAAAACGGCGTGTCCGTCCCGGCAGAAGCCGGCGCCCCCCCCGCGCCTGCCGGCACCCCGCCCCCGACCGGCACCCCCACCTCGCCCGCCACGGCGGGCGCCAAAACCCCCttcaagaaggagaagaagaaag CGCCGGAGAAAAACGACGAGTACCTGCTGGCCAGGTTTCAGGGGGACGGTGTGAGGTACAAGGCCAAGTTGATCGGCATCGACGACGTCCCGGAAGCCAGAGGGGACAAGATGAGCCAGGACTCCATGATGAAACTGAAG GGCATGGCAGTAGCTGCTCGTTCCCAGGGCAAGCACAAGCAGAGGATCTGGGTCAACATTTCCATGTCGGGCATAAAGATCATCGATGAGAAAACAGGA GTGATAGAACACGAGCACGTGGTGAATAAGATCTCCTTCATCGCCCGAGACGTCACCGACAACAGGGCGTTTGGATACGTTTGCGGTGCCGAAGGACAGCACCAGTTCTTCGCCATCAAGACCGGCCAACAG GCTGAGCCCCTGGTGATTGACCTGAAGGACCTCTTCCAGGTCATCTTCAACACCAGGAAGAAGGAGGCGGAAGCCACACAGAAG GGTGAAGGCAATAATGCAGTAGTTGAG AACGGCAGTGGTTCCTTGCTCGGTACTGACGGCCAGAAGAACGCAGCCAAA CCGGTGGAGCAGCTGGACTTGTTCGGGGACATGTCCACCCCTCCGGACCTGCACTCCCCCACA TCTCCTGCCAACAACCTGTTTGGGACGGACCTTTTTGCCTCTCCCAGTCAGCCTGAAACACCGGGTGACCCATCGGATCTGTTTAACAGCCCCCCAGTCAACGCCAACACCAGCAACTCCATAGCAGCACTAG GCAATCTGAACCTGGGTCAACCTACAGCCCCATCACCTTGGGGGGCTCCTGGCCCTATGTTCTCAATGCCAGGAGGGATGCCTCAAGTACCACTCCCAGGTCCCCAGGCCCACTTCCCCCAGCCATCAGCCTTTGGGGCCCTGCCTATACCACCTCAAGCCTGGGGCCAGCCTGGGCAAGCCTGTTTTGGAGCTCCACCTGTCACCCAGCCCCAAGCCTGGGGCCAGCCTCCACCTGCAGTCCACATGGGTGCGCCAGGTTGGGGCCAGCCCCCTATGGTCAACCCCTTCCAGCCCGGCCCTTTCCCCATGATGGGCGGGCAGCAGGGGCCCCCGAGGccccctccccggccccctGTCAAGGAAGCTCCCCCCAAGGTGGAGAACAGTGCCTTCACAGCCCTAGAccccctgggagagagggaaaagaagagCGGGAAGGACATGTTCAAGGACTTCCAGCTGGCCAAGCCCCCCGCCATCCCCGCCCGGAAGGGGGAGCCTCCGGGGCCTACGCCGAGCACCAATGGGGACGGAGCATTCGCCCAGTACTTTTCCAGCAAGGTGGGGCTGCCTCAGGACGTCGCGGATCACGATGACTTTGACATCAACCAACTGTCACCTGCCAGCAACG ATGCTCCAAAACCTGCCCCGCGGCAGGCTGCTCCCATGGCTCCTTCTGCTGCCCCTGTACCAACCACCAACCTGGGCCTCCTGGATTCTGCCTTCTCCCCAACTCCAGCCTCAGGGAACAATAACTTTGATGATGCATTTGGGCCTCCCAACCTCTTTGGAGCACCTCCCCTGACTATG GCGGCTCCTGTGGGACAAATGTCTGGTGCTTCAGATCCCTTTGCGGACCCCTTTGGAAACCCTTTTGCCTAA